TCAGAAAGTACAGGAGGCCTTACGATGAGCGACGACGATCTCGAACTCATTCACGGAAGCGGGAACGTCTATCGCGACCTGAAAAGACCGCATCCCGATCTCGAACAGGCGCGAGCCCTCGTCGCCGCGCAGATCGTCCGGACGCTCGACGCGCGCGGCCTCACCACGCGCGACGCCGAGGCGGCGACAGGGGTGGCGCACAGCGAGTTCTCCCGCATCCGCAACGCGCAGCCGCGGCGCTTCGCCCTCGACCGGCTGATGACCATCCTGGAGACGCTGGACGGCAACCTGGGGGTCAGGCTGGTGATGCAGCCCCGCCGCCCCGAGGCTCGCGCGACCTGACCCGGCTCGGCCGGTCAGGTCGCGTAACAATCCTACGGCATCAACTTCAGCGCATCGGCGAAGAAGT
This is a stretch of genomic DNA from Methylobacterium sp. 17Sr1-1. It encodes these proteins:
- a CDS encoding XRE family transcriptional regulator: MSDDDLELIHGSGNVYRDLKRPHPDLEQARALVAAQIVRTLDARGLTTRDAEAATGVAHSEFSRIRNAQPRRFALDRLMTILETLDGNLGVRLVMQPRRPEARAT